One genomic segment of Mycolicibacterium gilvum includes these proteins:
- a CDS encoding LysR family transcriptional regulator, translating into MELRQLEYFVAIVEEGGFTRAASRERVAQPAVSAQIRRLERSVGQPLLTRTSREVRLTRAGEALLPHARAALAAVRDGRAAVDDVAGLLRGSVAIGTVTLHPMNVAHLIAEFHADHPDVEITLGTATSDVLIAELGDGRLDLAIVSIAVDEDLPGLEVAVITDEAVEAAVADGHPLAHRRSLSLEQLSRHPLISLPAGTGLRTRLDTACAAAGLRPRIAFEATSPAELAELARHGLGVAILPQSMARGGSGLHALRLAPELRGRLVWAWRADGANPAARVLGERARAMAVSPGSGAPAVVPGA; encoded by the coding sequence ATGGAATTGCGGCAGCTGGAGTATTTCGTCGCGATCGTCGAAGAGGGCGGTTTCACCCGTGCGGCGTCGCGCGAGCGTGTCGCGCAGCCCGCGGTCAGCGCCCAGATCCGCCGACTGGAACGTTCGGTGGGTCAGCCACTGCTCACTCGCACCAGCCGCGAGGTGCGCCTGACCCGGGCGGGGGAGGCGCTCCTGCCGCACGCGCGAGCGGCGCTGGCGGCGGTGCGGGACGGCCGGGCCGCGGTCGACGACGTCGCGGGCCTGCTGCGGGGCTCCGTTGCGATCGGCACGGTGACGCTCCATCCGATGAACGTGGCCCACCTGATCGCCGAATTCCACGCAGACCATCCCGATGTCGAGATCACGCTGGGCACAGCCACTTCCGACGTGCTGATCGCCGAGCTCGGCGACGGCCGTCTGGACCTGGCGATCGTGTCCATCGCGGTCGACGAGGACCTTCCCGGACTCGAGGTCGCGGTGATCACCGACGAGGCGGTCGAGGCGGCGGTCGCCGACGGGCACCCGCTGGCGCACCGCAGATCACTGTCGCTCGAACAGCTCAGCCGACACCCGCTGATCTCGCTGCCGGCGGGCACCGGCCTGCGGACACGTCTGGACACCGCCTGCGCCGCGGCGGGTCTGCGTCCCCGGATCGCGTTCGAGGCGACCAGCCCGGCCGAGCTGGCCGAGCTCGCCCGTCACGGGCTGGGAGTGGCGATCCTGCCGCAGTCGATGGCCCGCGGCGGCAGCGGGTTGCACGCGCTGCGCCTCGCGCCGGAACTGCGCGGGAGGCTGGTCTGGGCGTGGCGCGCCGACGGCGCCAATCCCGCGGCGCGGGTGCTCGGCGAGCGCGCGCGGGCGATGGCCGTCAGCCCGGGTAGCGGCGCACCGGCTGTCGTACCCGGTGCCTAG
- a CDS encoding acyl-CoA thioesterase, with protein sequence MPSHPFDDAIALEPTESRGMSRGRTSPDWANMVGPFGGITAAVLLRAVAVHPDRVGDPVALTVNYTAPVLDGTFDVHPRAVRTNRTNQHWVVDLSQQGEVKTNATAVFGLRRDTWSDTEPSMPAAPAPEDIAPTGLPDAVVWAANYDMRYVDGGVPRPGDGPASSSTTTLWTRDRSGRALDFPALAAISDIFYPRVFLRRGAMSPAGTISLTTYFHVDDDELASARDDFVFCRAHANRFARGYFDQSAEIWSRSGNLLASTHQLVYYRA encoded by the coding sequence ATGCCCAGCCATCCGTTCGACGACGCCATCGCGTTGGAACCCACCGAGTCCCGGGGGATGTCACGAGGGCGGACGAGTCCGGACTGGGCGAACATGGTCGGGCCGTTCGGCGGGATCACCGCCGCCGTACTGCTGCGCGCCGTCGCGGTCCACCCCGACCGGGTCGGGGATCCTGTGGCGCTGACGGTCAACTACACCGCCCCCGTCCTGGACGGAACGTTCGACGTCCACCCCAGGGCCGTGCGAACGAACCGCACGAACCAGCACTGGGTGGTGGACTTGTCGCAGCAGGGCGAGGTGAAGACGAATGCGACGGCGGTGTTTGGTCTGCGTCGAGACACGTGGTCGGACACCGAACCGTCGATGCCGGCGGCCCCGGCCCCCGAGGACATCGCACCCACCGGACTGCCCGATGCGGTGGTCTGGGCCGCCAACTACGACATGCGCTATGTCGACGGTGGCGTACCGCGTCCCGGGGATGGGCCCGCGTCGTCGTCGACGACCACCTTGTGGACGCGTGACCGCTCGGGACGCGCCCTCGACTTCCCGGCGCTCGCCGCGATCAGCGACATCTTCTATCCCCGGGTGTTCCTGCGCCGAGGCGCCATGTCACCGGCCGGAACGATCTCGCTGACCACGTACTTCCATGTCGACGACGACGAACTCGCCTCGGCCCGAGACGATTTCGTGTTCTGCCGGGCGCACGCGAACAGGTTCGCGCGCGGCTACTTCGACCAGTCCGCCGAGATCTGGAGCCGGTCGGGGAACCTGCTCGCATCCACCCATCAACTCGTCTACTACAGGGCCTGA
- a CDS encoding alpha/beta fold hydrolase gives MTTYVLIPGMCHGAWCFDQLSESLRQRGHRVLAVTLTGVAERSHLMPGGVNLDTHIADVLAVIDSDAAAAGDLVLVAHSYGGMVITGVADRIPDRVDSLVFVDAVVPRDGEACWDLVNDEERQWYVDVDDTGFGVPPMPFFDPRATAHPLATVLQGLRLTGDLSRFRRRVYVYAREWPGESPLQSSFERVRDDPSWVTYELDGRHNLMRDCPDELLGILLATAER, from the coding sequence ATGACGACCTACGTGCTGATTCCTGGAATGTGCCATGGGGCATGGTGTTTCGATCAGCTCTCCGAGTCGCTGCGACAACGCGGACACCGTGTCCTGGCCGTGACTCTGACGGGCGTGGCCGAGCGGTCACATCTGATGCCGGGCGGGGTCAACCTGGACACCCACATCGCCGACGTACTCGCCGTGATCGACAGCGACGCCGCCGCAGCCGGCGACCTCGTGCTCGTCGCGCACAGCTACGGAGGCATGGTGATCACCGGTGTCGCCGACCGGATTCCCGATCGCGTCGACTCGCTCGTGTTCGTGGACGCGGTCGTGCCCCGGGACGGGGAGGCGTGCTGGGACCTGGTCAACGACGAGGAGCGGCAGTGGTACGTCGACGTCGACGACACAGGGTTCGGCGTTCCCCCGATGCCGTTCTTCGATCCGCGGGCGACCGCGCACCCGCTGGCCACCGTCCTGCAGGGACTGCGCCTCACAGGCGACCTGAGCCGCTTTCGGCGCCGGGTCTACGTGTATGCCCGCGAGTGGCCGGGCGAGTCGCCGCTGCAGTCGTCTTTCGAGCGGGTGCGCGACGATCCGTCCTGGGTCACGTACGAACTCGACGGCAGACACAACCTGATGCGCGACTGCCCGGACGAACTCCTCGGGATACTGCTGGCAACGGCCGAACGGTGA
- a CDS encoding Zn-ribbon domain-containing OB-fold protein gives MSASVQPAVDGWFTTNESGETHLIGGKCTGCGTLVFPPRTTNCPNPGCVSDELALVPLSRRGTLWSYTENRYAPPPPYPSPDPFEPFAVAAVELADEGLIVLGKVVEGTLAADLHVGMEMELTTMTLYVDDDGVTRTTHAWRIAK, from the coding sequence GTGTCAGCTTCTGTGCAGCCCGCGGTCGACGGGTGGTTCACCACCAACGAGTCCGGTGAGACGCATTTGATCGGTGGGAAGTGCACCGGGTGTGGAACGTTGGTGTTCCCGCCGCGGACCACCAACTGCCCCAACCCCGGGTGTGTCAGTGACGAGTTGGCGTTGGTGCCGCTATCGCGGCGCGGCACGCTGTGGTCCTACACCGAGAACCGCTACGCCCCACCCCCGCCCTATCCGTCCCCGGACCCGTTCGAACCGTTCGCCGTGGCCGCCGTCGAGTTGGCCGACGAAGGCCTGATCGTGCTCGGCAAAGTCGTCGAGGGCACCCTGGCCGCCGATCTGCACGTCGGCATGGAGATGGAACTGACCACCATGACGCTCTACGTCGACGACGACGGCGTCACCCGCACCACCCATGCCTGGAGGATCGCGAAATGA
- the polA gene encoding DNA polymerase I has translation MSPAKTASKKAATPAADDTPTLMLLDGNSLAFRAFYALPAENFKTQGGLTTNAVYGFTAMLINLIRDEQPSHIAAAFDVSRQTFRKEKYPEYKEGRSATPDEFRGQIDITKEVLGALGITVLAEAGFEADDIIATLATQAEGEGHRVLVVTGDRDALQLVSDDVTVLYPRKGVSELTRFTPEAVQEKYGLTPAQYPDFAALRGDPSDNLPGIPGVGEKTATKWIAEYGSLQGLVDNVDKVKGKVGDALRAHLSSVVLNRELTELVKDVPLAQTPDTLRMQPWDRDHIHRLFDDLEFRVLRDRLFDTLASADPEVEEGFDVQGEALQAGTLAPWLAENSDGRRFGLAVVGNHLAFDSDATALTIVASGGEGRYIDTTGLDPDDEKALASWLADPHVPKALHEAKLAIHDLQGRGWTLVGVTSDTALAAYLVRPGQRSFALDDLSLRYLKRELRADNPEQQQLSLLDDSDGVDDQAVQTLLLRASAVVDLADALDEELSRIDSSALLGNMELPVQRVLAELETAGIAVDLEMLSGLQSEFADQIRDAAEAAYAVIGKQINLGSPKQLQVVLFDELEMPKTKRTKTGYTTDADALQSLFDKTGHPFLQHLLAHRDATRLKVTVDGLLNAVASDGRIHTTFNQTIAATGRLSSTEPNLQNIPIRTEAGRRIRDAFVVGDGYGELMTADYSQIEMRIMAHLSRDEGLIEAFNTGEDLHSFVASRAFSVPIDEVTAELRRRVKAMSYGLAYGLSAYGLSQQLKISTEEAKEQMEQYFARFGGVRDYLRDVVDQARKDGYTSTVFGRRRYLPELDSSNRQVREAAERAALNAPIQGSAADIIKVAMINVDQAIKDAGLKSRTLLQVHDELLFEVADGERDTLDALVREHMGSAYALDVPLEVSVGFGRSWDAAAH, from the coding sequence GTGAGCCCAGCCAAGACCGCCTCGAAGAAGGCCGCCACACCGGCCGCCGACGACACGCCGACGCTGATGCTGCTCGACGGCAACTCGCTGGCCTTCCGGGCGTTCTACGCGCTGCCTGCGGAGAACTTCAAGACCCAGGGCGGGCTGACCACCAACGCCGTGTACGGCTTCACCGCGATGCTCATCAACCTCATCCGCGACGAGCAGCCCAGCCACATCGCGGCCGCGTTCGATGTCTCCCGCCAGACCTTCCGCAAGGAGAAGTACCCCGAGTACAAGGAAGGCCGGTCGGCGACGCCCGACGAGTTCCGCGGCCAGATCGACATCACCAAAGAGGTCCTCGGTGCGCTCGGCATCACGGTGCTCGCCGAGGCCGGCTTCGAGGCCGACGACATCATCGCCACGCTGGCGACGCAGGCCGAGGGCGAGGGGCACCGCGTCCTGGTGGTCACCGGTGATCGCGACGCGCTGCAACTGGTCAGCGACGACGTCACCGTGCTTTACCCCCGCAAGGGAGTCAGCGAGCTGACCCGCTTCACGCCGGAGGCGGTTCAGGAGAAGTACGGGCTCACGCCCGCGCAGTACCCGGATTTCGCCGCGCTGCGCGGCGACCCCAGCGACAACCTGCCGGGCATCCCGGGCGTGGGGGAGAAGACCGCCACCAAGTGGATCGCCGAATACGGGTCGTTGCAGGGGCTGGTCGACAACGTCGACAAGGTCAAGGGCAAGGTCGGCGATGCGTTGCGCGCGCACCTGTCCTCGGTGGTGCTCAACCGTGAGCTCACCGAGCTGGTGAAAGACGTGCCGCTCGCCCAGACCCCGGACACGCTACGCATGCAGCCCTGGGATCGCGACCACATCCACCGGCTCTTCGACGATCTCGAGTTCCGTGTCCTGCGTGACCGGCTCTTCGACACCCTCGCCTCCGCCGATCCGGAGGTCGAGGAAGGCTTCGACGTCCAGGGCGAGGCGCTGCAGGCCGGGACGCTGGCGCCGTGGCTGGCCGAGAACAGCGACGGTAGACGGTTCGGGCTGGCCGTCGTCGGCAACCATCTCGCCTTCGACAGCGACGCGACCGCGCTGACCATCGTGGCCTCCGGCGGCGAGGGCCGCTACATCGACACCACCGGGCTCGATCCCGACGACGAGAAGGCGCTGGCCTCCTGGCTGGCCGACCCGCACGTGCCCAAGGCGCTGCATGAGGCCAAGCTTGCGATCCACGATCTGCAGGGCAGGGGCTGGACGCTGGTCGGCGTCACCTCCGACACCGCGCTGGCCGCGTACCTGGTCCGCCCGGGACAGCGCAGCTTCGCCCTCGACGACCTGTCGCTGCGCTACCTCAAGCGCGAACTACGCGCCGACAACCCTGAGCAGCAACAACTTTCGCTCCTCGATGACAGTGACGGCGTCGACGACCAGGCCGTGCAGACGCTGCTGTTGCGTGCCAGCGCGGTGGTCGACCTCGCCGACGCCCTCGACGAGGAACTCTCGCGCATCGACTCCTCGGCGTTGCTGGGCAACATGGAACTCCCGGTGCAGCGGGTGCTGGCAGAGCTCGAAACCGCAGGCATCGCCGTCGATCTGGAGATGCTCTCCGGCCTGCAGAGCGAGTTCGCGGACCAGATCCGCGACGCCGCCGAGGCGGCCTACGCCGTGATCGGCAAGCAGATCAACCTCGGCTCCCCGAAACAGCTGCAGGTGGTCCTGTTCGACGAGCTCGAGATGCCGAAGACCAAACGCACCAAGACCGGCTACACCACCGACGCGGATGCGCTGCAGAGTCTCTTCGACAAGACCGGACATCCGTTCCTGCAGCATCTGCTGGCCCACCGCGACGCGACGCGGCTGAAGGTGACGGTCGACGGCCTGCTCAACGCGGTGGCCTCCGACGGGCGGATCCATACGACGTTCAACCAGACGATCGCGGCGACGGGCCGGTTGTCGTCCACCGAGCCGAACCTGCAGAACATCCCGATCCGCACCGAAGCCGGCCGCCGGATCCGCGACGCGTTCGTGGTGGGTGACGGCTACGGCGAGTTGATGACCGCCGATTACAGCCAGATCGAGATGCGCATCATGGCGCACCTGTCCCGTGACGAGGGCCTGATCGAGGCGTTCAACACCGGCGAGGATCTGCACTCGTTCGTCGCGTCGCGGGCCTTCTCGGTGCCGATCGACGAGGTCACCGCCGAACTGCGGCGGCGGGTCAAGGCGATGTCCTACGGCCTGGCCTACGGGCTCAGCGCCTACGGGTTGTCCCAGCAGCTCAAGATCTCGACCGAAGAGGCCAAAGAGCAGATGGAGCAGTACTTCGCGCGATTCGGCGGGGTGCGCGACTATCTGCGCGACGTCGTCGACCAGGCCCGTAAAGACGGTTACACGTCGACGGTGTTCGGTCGCAGGCGTTACCTCCCCGAACTCGACAGCAGCAACCGGCAGGTGCGGGAGGCCGCCGAACGGGCAGCGCTCAACGCGCCGATCCAGGGCAGTGCCGCCGACATCATCAAGGTCGCGATGATCAACGTCGACCAGGCGATCAAGGACGCGGGGCTGAAGTCCCGCACGCTGCTGCAGGTGCACGACGAACTCCTCTTCGAAGTCGCCGACGGCGAGCGTGACACCCTCGACGCCCTGGTGCGCGAGCATATGGGCTCCGCATACGCCCTCGACGTGCCGTTGGAGGTGTCTGTCGGCTTCGGGCGCAGTTGGGACGCGGCCGCGCACTGA